Proteins from a genomic interval of Clostridium sp. AN503:
- a CDS encoding phosphoribosyltransferase family protein: MKTYELNLCGVKRELPFVDLEDNMAFASFVIMGDTELVMACAPRLAEKIGDVDVIITAEAKGIALAYEISRILGKKEFIVARKSIKSYMHGVVSVSVHSITTSGEQHLFLDGYDAEKIRGKSVCIVDDVISTGESLYALEALVGSAEGKVLKKAAVLAEGNAADRDDIIFLQKLPLFQRSENGEYEFL; this comes from the coding sequence ATGAAGACATATGAACTTAATCTTTGTGGAGTAAAGAGAGAGCTACCGTTTGTGGATCTGGAAGACAATATGGCATTCGCCAGCTTTGTGATCATGGGGGATACGGAGTTAGTTATGGCCTGCGCGCCCAGGCTGGCGGAGAAGATCGGGGACGTGGACGTTATCATCACAGCGGAGGCCAAGGGGATCGCCCTGGCCTACGAGATCAGCAGGATTCTTGGAAAAAAAGAATTCATTGTGGCCCGCAAGAGCATCAAATCTTATATGCATGGGGTGGTTTCGGTTTCGGTCCATTCCATCACCACCTCCGGGGAACAGCACCTTTTCCTGGACGGGTATGATGCAGAGAAGATCCGGGGGAAATCCGTCTGCATTGTGGACGACGTGATCTCCACCGGAGAATCCCTCTACGCTCTGGAGGCCCTGGTTGGAAGCGCTGAGGGCAAGGTCTTAAAAAAGGCGGCAGTGCTGGCGGAGGGCAATGCGGCAGACCGTGACGACATTATCTTTCTGCAGAAGCTTCCGTTGTTTCAGAGATCCGAAAACGGAGAGTACGAATTTCTATAA
- a CDS encoding Na+/H+ antiporter NhaC family protein, translated as MGEHGGKRGAVRLGGMAFLPLIVFLVLYVGCGLAFTALGAEDAFSKFPRHVALLAGIATALALAPSVKLSEKMDVFCQGMGNSGVMMMIMIYLMAGGFQGAAAAMGGKDSVVNLSLHFIPVQFLVPGVFLLCCFISTSIGTSMGTIAALAPVAIGVARGAGLDLALTGAAVIGGAYFGDNLSMISDTTISAAQGCGSEMKDKFRMNFFIAAPAALAAILVYGFMGGQGNGAIEAGAYNLFQILPYIVVLGAALAGVPVVLVLFIGITMTGVIGLAQGTVGIFEWVQAIGGGMSDMFSISIVAALISGIIGLVRYYGGVDWLVGVLTSRIKDRKGAEYGIGLMSGVLSAALVNNTIGIIVTCPMAKEIGAKYKIAPKRLASLVDIFACAFLALTPHDGGMLMITAMAEVSPIAVLKNSFYMFFLIIAACVTIQFGLLRTKEEK; from the coding sequence ATGGGGGAACATGGAGGTAAACGGGGAGCAGTCCGGCTTGGAGGTATGGCATTTTTGCCTTTGATCGTATTTCTTGTGTTATATGTAGGCTGTGGTCTGGCATTCACTGCATTGGGAGCGGAGGATGCCTTTTCAAAGTTTCCGAGGCACGTTGCGCTGCTGGCCGGCATAGCGACTGCGCTGGCGCTGGCGCCGTCCGTGAAGCTCAGTGAAAAGATGGATGTGTTCTGTCAGGGCATGGGCAACTCCGGCGTCATGATGATGATCATGATCTATCTGATGGCAGGCGGGTTTCAGGGAGCGGCGGCAGCCATGGGCGGCAAAGATTCGGTTGTGAATCTCAGCCTTCACTTTATCCCGGTCCAGTTCTTGGTCCCGGGCGTATTTCTGCTCTGTTGTTTTATTTCCACGTCCATTGGCACGTCCATGGGCACGATCGCGGCCCTGGCTCCCGTTGCTATCGGTGTGGCGCGGGGAGCGGGACTGGATCTGGCGCTGACAGGTGCGGCTGTGATCGGCGGGGCGTATTTCGGAGACAACTTATCTATGATCTCAGATACGACCATATCTGCGGCTCAGGGCTGCGGCTCAGAGATGAAGGATAAGTTTCGCATGAACTTTTTTATCGCTGCGCCTGCGGCCCTGGCAGCGATCCTTGTTTACGGATTTATGGGAGGACAGGGGAACGGAGCCATCGAGGCGGGAGCCTACAACCTGTTCCAGATCCTTCCATACATTGTGGTTCTGGGGGCTGCGCTGGCCGGGGTTCCGGTGGTTCTTGTGCTGTTTATCGGGATCACTATGACCGGCGTGATCGGCTTGGCCCAGGGAACTGTTGGGATCTTTGAATGGGTTCAGGCCATCGGCGGCGGCATGAGTGATATGTTCAGTATCAGCATCGTGGCAGCCCTGATCTCTGGTATCATCGGACTGGTACGCTATTATGGAGGCGTGGACTGGCTGGTAGGCGTGCTCACCTCCCGGATCAAGGACAGGAAAGGGGCGGAGTATGGGATTGGGCTGATGTCCGGTGTGCTATCGGCGGCGTTGGTCAACAATACCATCGGCATCATCGTGACCTGCCCGATGGCGAAGGAGATCGGTGCCAAGTATAAGATCGCGCCGAAGAGGCTGGCAAGCCTTGTGGATATTTTCGCCTGTGCGTTCCTGGCGCTGACGCCCCATGACGGCGGAATGCTGATGATCACAGCTATGGCGGAGGTTTCCCCGATCGCGGTGCTCAAGAATTCATTTTATATGTTTTTCCTGATCATCGCAGCCTGTGTGACGATCCAGTTTGGACTTTTGAGGACGAAGGAAGAAAAGTAA
- a CDS encoding LysR family transcriptional regulator, with protein sequence MTLESYRNFVTIVECGSILAASNKLLIAQPSLSNQLKNIENYYGARLLVRSRHKLELTDAGRVFYLRAKEICRAEEKLHDEIHNKKTAFSELLKLSIPAGNSAYFLHHLFDGFRAEYPNVSFDFYEIPSDFAIPNVLNHVTEIGLVRSNLPGHAALAVYPYEKEEIVAVCDPHHPLAQKSSLLDISELADYPLSVPFDCLDLIRASFGHHLLTPNISIITSSNATAIEWARSFGTVALASLTAADFQHIRDLNLKHFSDDNLFITSAFIVNKEYPLSHAAQNFLKFHGIKT encoded by the coding sequence ATGACCCTGGAATCATACCGGAACTTTGTGACGATCGTAGAATGTGGAAGCATCCTGGCCGCTTCCAACAAATTGCTGATCGCCCAGCCTTCACTGAGCAACCAACTGAAGAATATAGAAAACTATTATGGGGCCAGGCTGCTTGTGCGCAGCCGGCACAAGCTGGAACTGACCGATGCGGGGCGTGTGTTCTACCTGCGCGCCAAAGAGATCTGCCGGGCGGAAGAAAAGCTCCACGACGAAATCCACAATAAGAAGACCGCCTTTTCCGAGCTATTGAAACTGTCCATCCCAGCGGGTAACTCTGCCTATTTCCTGCACCATCTGTTCGACGGCTTCCGGGCAGAATACCCCAATGTCAGTTTTGACTTCTATGAGATCCCAAGCGATTTTGCGATCCCCAACGTCTTAAACCATGTGACGGAGATCGGGCTGGTGCGGTCCAATCTGCCTGGACACGCCGCTCTGGCGGTCTATCCATATGAAAAAGAGGAGATTGTGGCGGTCTGTGACCCTCACCATCCCCTCGCACAAAAAAGCAGTCTTCTGGACATCTCTGAACTGGCGGATTACCCTCTGTCGGTCCCCTTCGACTGCCTTGACCTGATCCGCGCCTCCTTCGGACACCACCTGCTGACGCCAAATATTTCGATCATTACCTCCTCCAACGCCACCGCCATCGAGTGGGCAAGATCCTTCGGCACCGTTGCGCTGGCATCCCTGACAGCAGCCGACTTTCAGCACATCCGCGACTTGAACCTAAAACATTTTTCAGATGACAACCTGTTTATCACAAGCGCATTTATTGTCAACAAGGAATATCCCTTATCCCATGCCGCACAGAATTTCCTCAAATTCCATGGGATTAAGACCTGA
- a CDS encoding acyltransferase family protein yields MGKRDGQIDAVRAAAISLVVLSHIFGAMDLGFNPVWNWFAPFMVPLFFLVSGYLAWKREPWKRYAFSAYVKKRAGSLLIPYVGFSLAASVVRMGVTYLTDGPVRENLGYLAREFVTCLGTGTLWFLPVMFLSDMMAFLLLKRSLLVQATAFLLSVLLVSTNFLVDNFYRDLWICDLLIVFSRSAAAAGIVLLGYHVLPELNRKKSRPASAVMAAGSFAVTVMISRFISVDFRTLQFGRYPLLFYVDAVAAGVFLLEGYRLLAGSHRCPVLSYIGQNTLVIMGTHTEWFLLNIVQLGLAGVLGPCQVIGTRYYGECGIIFVLLMLMEYGIAEGINRYVPWLAGKPGKMGEPGKTGDDRPGAGDIPGAIRS; encoded by the coding sequence ATGGGAAAACGGGATGGACAGATTGATGCGGTCAGGGCGGCGGCGATCTCCCTGGTGGTTCTCTCGCATATTTTTGGGGCTATGGACCTGGGATTCAATCCGGTCTGGAACTGGTTTGCCCCGTTTATGGTCCCGCTGTTCTTTTTGGTGAGCGGATATCTGGCCTGGAAACGGGAACCCTGGAAGCGCTATGCGTTTTCTGCTTATGTAAAGAAACGCGCAGGCTCCCTTCTGATCCCCTATGTGGGGTTCAGTCTGGCAGCATCTGTGGTCCGGATGGGGGTCACGTACCTGACAGACGGACCGGTGCGGGAGAACCTGGGATATCTGGCGCGGGAATTTGTCACGTGCCTGGGGACCGGGACCCTTTGGTTTCTTCCGGTTATGTTTCTTTCAGATATGATGGCGTTTCTGCTTCTTAAAAGAAGCCTGCTGGTTCAGGCTACCGCCTTTTTACTGTCGGTCCTGCTGGTCAGCACCAATTTCCTGGTGGACAATTTCTACAGGGATCTGTGGATCTGCGACCTTCTTATCGTGTTCAGCAGAAGTGCGGCGGCAGCGGGCATCGTCCTGCTGGGGTATCACGTGCTGCCTGAGCTTAACCGGAAAAAGAGCCGCCCCGCCAGTGCGGTGATGGCGGCAGGCTCCTTTGCTGTGACCGTGATGATCTCCCGGTTTATCAGTGTTGATTTCCGCACCCTGCAGTTCGGCAGGTATCCACTGCTGTTTTATGTGGACGCGGTGGCGGCGGGAGTGTTTTTGCTGGAGGGATACCGCCTGCTTGCAGGCTCTCACCGATGTCCGGTACTGTCTTACATAGGCCAGAATACCCTTGTGATCATGGGGACCCATACAGAATGGTTCTTGTTGAATATCGTGCAGCTCGGCCTGGCAGGAGTGCTGGGGCCCTGCCAGGTGATCGGCACCCGTTATTATGGGGAGTGCGGGATCATCTTCGTGCTGCTCATGCTGATGGAATACGGGATTGCGGAAGGGATCAACCGGTATGTCCCGTGGCTGGCGGGAAAACCGGGGAAGATGGGGGAGCCGGGAAAAACAGGTGACGACCGTCCGGGGGCGGGGGATATCCCCGGAGCCATCAGGTCTTAA
- a CDS encoding NCS2 family permease, translating to MNALLTDLLAVFGVVLNALPQGLLALSFGFAAVPTAMAFFIGAFGNAVTGNVAPISFQAETITYAGTSGRNRSERCTMIFIGAAILAVVGACGMLTRIVEFIGTDIANGMMAGVGLILTKAAVNMVKEDHIAGGVSMAAALITYLVTSQSPNTLVYTIVVSVIASSAVSAIFNKEKKNIVVADDKFTRQKFTINGTVIFGALGMVCLNIGSNISFGAITASMAGTDAFNVDHLTLISSLADMGSSFFGGAPVESIISATANAPHPVWAGIAMMVVVGVILLSGLLPKIGNYVPASSIAGFLFVLGLFKTFVLDAPAALAVNPAVGGTALVVTAISNPFLGMVAGILARILGL from the coding sequence ATGAATGCTTTGCTGACAGATTTACTTGCTGTATTTGGCGTGGTGCTGAACGCGCTTCCGCAGGGACTTTTAGCGCTTTCCTTTGGATTCGCCGCAGTCCCGACCGCCATGGCTTTTTTTATCGGGGCTTTTGGAAATGCAGTCACCGGGAATGTGGCACCGATCTCGTTCCAGGCTGAGACCATAACCTATGCGGGGACCAGCGGAAGGAACCGTTCCGAGCGGTGTACCATGATCTTTATCGGCGCGGCGATCCTGGCAGTGGTCGGCGCCTGCGGAATGCTCACCAGGATTGTGGAGTTTATCGGTACGGATATTGCAAACGGCATGATGGCGGGCGTCGGGCTGATCCTGACAAAGGCCGCGGTCAACATGGTGAAAGAGGACCATATTGCCGGGGGCGTCTCCATGGCGGCGGCGCTTATCACCTATCTTGTGACCAGCCAGAGTCCCAATACCCTGGTGTATACGATCGTAGTTTCCGTGATCGCATCCAGCGCAGTATCAGCAATATTTAATAAAGAGAAGAAAAATATCGTTGTGGCAGATGACAAATTCACCCGTCAGAAATTCACCATAAACGGGACTGTGATCTTTGGGGCGTTGGGAATGGTCTGCTTAAATATCGGCTCCAACATATCCTTTGGGGCGATCACGGCAAGCATGGCAGGCACGGATGCCTTTAATGTGGACCATCTGACTCTGATCTCTTCTCTGGCGGATATGGGTTCCTCCTTCTTTGGGGGAGCACCGGTAGAGTCGATCATCTCTGCAACAGCCAATGCGCCTCATCCGGTATGGGCGGGGATTGCCATGATGGTGGTGGTAGGCGTGATTCTTTTGAGCGGCCTCCTGCCAAAGATCGGAAACTACGTTCCGGCTTCCTCCATCGCAGGATTTCTGTTTGTGCTGGGACTCTTTAAGACCTTTGTGCTTGACGCTCCTGCGGCGCTGGCGGTGAATCCGGCGGTAGGGGGGACAGCGCTTGTGGTCACTGCCATATCCAATCCGTTTTTGGGGATGGTTGCGGGAATATTAGCTAGAATTTTGGGATTGTAA